The proteins below come from a single Gemmatimonadota bacterium genomic window:
- a CDS encoding pitrilysin family protein has protein sequence MTTSPRPGAGAPRHYEFPHTERVTLDNGLRVVVANIPRLPLVTVLALVDAGSSNDPAGREGVASLTARALTEGTTRLDGAALALEMERLGSGIDSGSDWDEAMVHLTVMPTRLERAMTVMGEVLMTPAFAPRDVERLRAERLADLLQQQVEPRSLAHDKFSEVVFAAGSRYGVPSSGSTATVALLDADVVRAFHAARYGPHTTTLIFSGDVTLERAVALAHATLGGWTQTTVPPVAMNDRPRHEGRRVHLVHKSDAPQTELRVGHGGVPRGHPDYFPITVMNALLGGLFSSRINLNLREKNGYTYGARSGFDWRRGAGPFVVSTAVKTEVTDAATREILGEIARMREETVSADELSLATAFLDGVFPIRYETTQAVAQAMATAETYGLDADYYSRYRERVRSVTAADVRRVAREQLHPDQLVVVAVGDASVIRGPLEALQLGALHIEDATV, from the coding sequence ATGACCACCTCTCCCAGACCGGGCGCCGGCGCGCCCCGCCATTACGAATTTCCACACACCGAGCGCGTGACGCTCGACAATGGCCTTCGCGTGGTAGTCGCGAACATTCCACGGCTCCCGCTCGTGACCGTGCTCGCGTTGGTGGATGCGGGATCGTCCAACGATCCGGCGGGGCGTGAAGGCGTTGCCTCACTGACCGCACGTGCGCTGACGGAAGGCACCACCCGACTGGACGGTGCGGCGCTCGCGCTTGAAATGGAACGCCTCGGCTCCGGGATTGATTCCGGCAGCGACTGGGATGAAGCGATGGTGCATCTCACCGTTATGCCGACGCGGCTTGAGCGGGCGATGACAGTGATGGGAGAGGTGTTGATGACACCCGCCTTCGCACCGCGCGACGTCGAACGTTTGCGCGCGGAACGGTTGGCGGATCTGTTGCAGCAGCAGGTGGAGCCGCGGAGTCTGGCGCACGACAAGTTCAGCGAAGTGGTTTTTGCGGCAGGTTCGCGTTACGGCGTTCCGTCGAGTGGTAGCACGGCAACGGTTGCACTTCTCGACGCCGATGTTGTGCGCGCATTTCATGCGGCGCGGTATGGGCCACATACGACCACATTAATCTTTTCTGGCGACGTTACGCTTGAGAGAGCCGTGGCGCTGGCGCACGCAACACTCGGCGGCTGGACACAAACGACCGTGCCGCCGGTGGCGATGAATGACCGACCGCGTCACGAGGGACGCCGTGTGCATCTCGTGCATAAGTCCGATGCGCCGCAGACCGAGCTCCGTGTGGGGCATGGCGGTGTGCCGCGCGGGCATCCCGACTATTTCCCCATCACGGTGATGAATGCGCTCCTCGGCGGTTTGTTTTCGTCGCGCATCAATCTCAACCTTCGCGAAAAAAACGGATATACCTACGGTGCGCGCTCCGGTTTTGATTGGCGTCGCGGCGCCGGGCCGTTTGTAGTTTCCACGGCGGTCAAGACGGAAGTCACGGATGCCGCCACCCGTGAGATTCTCGGAGAGATTGCACGTATGCGAGAGGAAACAGTCAGCGCCGACGAACTCTCGCTCGCGACCGCGTTTCTCGACGGCGTGTTTCCCATTCGCTACGAGACAACCCAAGCCGTTGCCCAAGCGATGGCGACCGCGGAGACGTACGGGCTCGACGCCGACTATTACTCGAGATACCGCGAGCGCGTGCGGTCGGTGACCGCCGCCGATGTTCGACGCGTCGCGCGTGAACAACTCCACCCCGATCAACTCGTGGTGGTGGCGGTGGGTGATGCTTCGGTTATTCGCGGCCCACTTGAGGCGTTACAGCTTGGCGCGCTGCACATTGAGGACGCGACGGTATGA
- a CDS encoding sigma-70 family RNA polymerase sigma factor, with product MGTAALKLEARPASRIRPFAELRALDDTALVKAYLAGESHGFDILVERYHVRLLNFVYRIVGDRERAEDLVQEAFVRVHRHLARFDRTKKFSTWAYTIASNLAKNELRNRSRNPLVLFSSITQGWDDEERPLEFEDPNARPDDDFRRRHIREAVEESVARLPEHHREVFVLRELEGRSYEEIAEITKCNLGTVKSRLNRARNSFAEIVAPALR from the coding sequence ATGGGAACCGCCGCACTAAAGCTCGAAGCTCGCCCCGCGTCTCGCATTCGGCCGTTTGCCGAGCTGCGAGCGCTTGATGATACCGCCCTCGTCAAGGCGTACCTCGCCGGCGAGAGCCACGGGTTCGACATCCTCGTTGAGCGCTACCACGTGCGCCTGCTGAACTTCGTGTACCGCATTGTGGGCGACCGCGAGCGTGCCGAGGATCTGGTGCAGGAAGCGTTCGTTCGCGTGCACCGCCATCTCGCGCGGTTTGACCGCACGAAGAAGTTCTCGACTTGGGCGTACACGATTGCATCGAACCTGGCCAAGAACGAGCTGCGGAATCGCTCGCGCAATCCGCTCGTGCTGTTCTCCTCTATTACACAGGGGTGGGACGACGAAGAGCGGCCGCTGGAGTTCGAAGACCCCAACGCACGCCCCGACGATGACTTCCGCCGCCGACACATTCGCGAGGCCGTGGAGGAGAGCGTGGCAAGGCTTCCAGAGCACCACCGCGAGGTGTTTGTGCTGCGGGAGCTTGAGGGGCGCAGTTATGAGGAGATTGCGGAGATCACGAAGTGCAATCTCGGTACCGTAAAGTCGCGCCTGAACCGTGCTCGGAACTCGTTTGCCGAGATCGTGGCACCGGCGCTGCGGTAA
- a CDS encoding NUDIX hydrolase, whose translation MTDIGKIGSRRLHTGRIINLDLDEIHFPDGSTGSLEIIRHPGASAVVPLLSDLHGSDPQILLIKQYRYATNGYLFEIPAGRLDGAETPEACASRELKEETGCSAGKLVFLTSMWTTPGFTDERIHLFMAEGLTAGDSRREADEFIETVPVSLSRALEMIKTGEIQDAKTALGILYVAGFKAGK comes from the coding sequence ATGACCGATATCGGAAAGATTGGAAGCCGCCGTCTGCACACGGGACGCATTATCAATCTCGATCTCGACGAGATTCATTTTCCAGATGGCTCTACCGGGTCGCTCGAAATCATCCGGCACCCAGGGGCGAGTGCGGTGGTCCCACTGCTGTCGGATCTTCACGGCAGCGACCCACAGATTCTGCTGATCAAGCAGTACCGCTATGCGACGAACGGATATCTGTTTGAAATCCCGGCAGGTCGCCTCGACGGTGCCGAGACACCGGAAGCATGTGCGAGCCGCGAGTTGAAGGAAGAAACAGGGTGTTCGGCCGGTAAACTGGTGTTTCTAACGTCGATGTGGACGACGCCAGGTTTTACGGACGAACGCATCCATCTCTTTATGGCAGAAGGACTTACTGCAGGAGACTCTCGGCGCGAGGCAGACGAATTCATTGAGACGGTGCCGGTTTCCTTGTCGCGTGCCCTCGAGATGATCAAGACCGGAGAGATTCAGGACGCAAAGACGGCGCTTGGGATCTTGTATGTCGCCGGATTCAAGGCAGGGAAGTAG
- a CDS encoding pitrilysin family protein, which yields MRIPINSYRLDNGLLVTVSPDHSAPIVAVNLWYHVGSANERAGRTGFAHLFEHMLFQGSEHVGSNEHFELIQRAGGTLNGSTWLDRTNYFETVPSNQLAMALWLEADRMGALLPAMTQEKLDTQRDVVKNERRWSVDNQPYGTWWERLPALAFPDTHPFHHSLIGSMDDLSAASLEDIAEFSRTFYTPDNAVLTIAGDVDETEARRFVELYFGPIPKGAGKPPLAPMDVPRTFGEWRRVTVEDDVMVPRLFLAFRSPVFGHPEYYAASVCATILGSGKGSRLYASLVRETELASDVGAFTYDLSKGADLLIADVTARPGVSAERLEADVAAEIDRLYREGVTADEVQRALALIETGYVSAMQSAGDRADKLSMFATYFGDPALANEQLERYQAVTAADVTRFITSSLGEDNRASLLFVPRNASEDIA from the coding sequence ATGCGAATTCCTATTAATTCCTACCGTCTCGACAACGGTCTCCTCGTGACGGTGTCGCCCGATCATTCGGCGCCCATTGTTGCGGTAAACCTCTGGTATCACGTCGGGTCGGCAAACGAACGGGCTGGGCGGACCGGATTTGCGCATCTCTTTGAGCACATGCTGTTTCAGGGCTCGGAGCACGTGGGATCGAACGAACACTTTGAGCTGATCCAGCGCGCCGGCGGAACGCTCAACGGATCGACGTGGCTTGATCGCACGAACTACTTCGAAACAGTGCCGTCGAACCAACTGGCCATGGCGCTCTGGCTCGAGGCAGACCGGATGGGCGCCCTGCTGCCGGCGATGACGCAGGAGAAACTCGACACGCAACGGGATGTTGTGAAAAACGAACGGCGGTGGTCGGTGGACAACCAGCCGTACGGCACGTGGTGGGAACGACTGCCGGCGCTCGCCTTTCCGGACACGCATCCGTTTCACCATTCGCTCATCGGCTCGATGGACGATTTGAGTGCCGCGAGTCTTGAGGATATCGCCGAATTTTCCCGCACCTTCTACACGCCAGACAACGCGGTGTTGACCATTGCTGGCGACGTCGATGAAACCGAAGCTCGGCGGTTCGTGGAGTTGTATTTTGGGCCGATTCCAAAGGGCGCGGGAAAACCACCGCTGGCACCAATGGATGTGCCCAGAACCTTTGGCGAATGGCGTCGCGTCACAGTGGAAGACGACGTCATGGTGCCGAGGCTCTTTCTGGCATTCCGGTCTCCGGTGTTTGGGCATCCGGAGTACTATGCCGCGAGTGTGTGCGCGACGATTCTTGGCTCGGGAAAGGGGAGCCGCCTATATGCTTCGCTTGTTCGAGAGACCGAGTTGGCGTCCGATGTTGGCGCTTTTACGTATGATCTCAGCAAGGGTGCCGACCTCCTGATTGCTGATGTGACGGCTCGTCCTGGCGTGAGCGCGGAGCGCCTTGAAGCGGATGTGGCCGCCGAAATTGATCGCTTGTACCGAGAAGGGGTGACCGCTGATGAAGTGCAGCGCGCCCTCGCGTTGATTGAAACGGGCTATGTCTCGGCGATGCAGTCGGCGGGCGATCGCGCCGACAAGCTCTCGATGTTTGCGACCTATTTTGGCGACCCGGCGCTCGCCAACGAGCAACTGGAACGGTATCAAGCGGTGACGGCCGCCGACGTGACGCGGTTCATCACCTCGTCACTCGGCGAGGACAACCGCGCGTCATTGCTGTTTGTGCCGCGCAACGCGTCGGAGGATATCGCATGA
- a CDS encoding YdcF family protein yields MDRPHRSYFRSRAFLIRVAIAVAFGWFVSMATVLTWALEDDAQHADAIVVMGAAQYNGHPSPVLRARLDHAIALWQRGLAARMLLTGGTGEGDVVSEAAAGRMYVMSRGVPDTAILLENEGRTSSQSLRAAADLLQAYRMRSVIIVSDPFHMLRLEILGRRYGLDPLTSPALPTPGSRRLFRQWATLVVESLKAPLALFIDW; encoded by the coding sequence ATGGACCGTCCGCACCGATCGTACTTTCGTTCCCGCGCGTTTCTCATCCGAGTCGCGATCGCCGTGGCGTTTGGGTGGTTCGTGTCGATGGCGACGGTGCTGACCTGGGCGCTCGAAGACGATGCGCAGCACGCGGACGCCATTGTTGTGATGGGCGCTGCGCAGTACAACGGCCACCCCTCCCCAGTGTTGCGCGCCCGACTCGACCACGCCATAGCGCTCTGGCAGCGCGGACTCGCTGCACGCATGCTGCTGACGGGAGGCACCGGCGAGGGTGACGTGGTGAGTGAAGCGGCGGCCGGACGAATGTATGTGATGTCACGCGGCGTTCCCGACACGGCCATTTTGCTCGAAAACGAAGGGCGCACCTCGTCGCAGTCATTGCGAGCGGCCGCCGATCTCCTTCAGGCGTACCGGATGCGCTCGGTCATTATTGTGAGCGATCCGTTTCACATGCTCCGACTGGAAATTCTCGGGCGCCGGTATGGGCTTGATCCTCTCACGTCGCCTGCGCTCCCGACACCAGGATCACGTCGGCTCTTCCGGCAATGGGCGACGCTCGTGGTGGAATCGCTCAAGGCGCCCCTCGCGCTGTTCATCGACTGGTAA
- the holA gene encoding DNA polymerase III subunit delta yields MAPSALRSLKAALESGAFAPAYLFLGDDDYLKEEKVRAVMTAATDPATRDFNLEVLRATDVDARAIGTALAALPMMATRRVVVIRDAGALKKDARTVLTKYLEHPALDTVLVLVVASGTKADDAWVERAETIDFRSLTEDELVKWVLQHTTQLGVAITPSAAVLLANATGNDLALLAGEIDKARNFAGSEPIDDAAVEATVGVRHGETLGDLLDRVADGDGIGAIALLERVLLQPKTTGVSVVMALTTQTLAIGWALAAKARGLAQHRLESEFYGLLKENSSSLTGRPWSEAVKAWVRGTRHWDEARVAAALRLLLAADRALKDAKVSSEEQMLTSLLLAMTARDTRRSAA; encoded by the coding sequence ATGGCTCCCTCGGCGTTGCGGTCTCTGAAGGCCGCACTGGAGAGCGGCGCGTTCGCGCCAGCGTATCTCTTTCTCGGTGACGACGATTACCTGAAGGAAGAGAAGGTGCGCGCGGTGATGACGGCGGCGACCGACCCCGCGACGCGCGACTTCAATCTTGAGGTGCTCCGCGCGACGGATGTCGATGCACGGGCCATTGGCACGGCACTCGCGGCGCTCCCGATGATGGCAACGCGGCGCGTGGTTGTGATTCGCGATGCCGGCGCACTGAAGAAGGATGCGCGGACCGTGTTGACCAAATACCTCGAGCACCCCGCCCTCGACACGGTGTTGGTGTTGGTGGTCGCGTCTGGGACAAAAGCGGACGATGCCTGGGTGGAGCGCGCCGAAACGATCGATTTTCGATCGCTGACGGAAGACGAACTCGTGAAATGGGTGCTGCAGCACACAACGCAACTCGGCGTGGCGATCACGCCAAGCGCGGCGGTGTTGTTGGCGAACGCCACCGGAAACGATCTCGCGCTCCTCGCGGGCGAAATAGACAAGGCACGCAACTTTGCTGGCTCGGAGCCGATTGACGATGCTGCGGTGGAAGCCACGGTTGGTGTGCGGCACGGCGAAACCCTTGGCGATTTGCTGGATCGGGTTGCAGATGGCGACGGCATTGGCGCGATCGCGTTGTTGGAGCGCGTATTGCTCCAGCCCAAAACGACCGGCGTCTCGGTGGTGATGGCGCTCACGACGCAAACTCTGGCGATTGGCTGGGCGTTAGCGGCGAAGGCGCGCGGGCTCGCGCAACATCGGCTCGAAAGTGAGTTCTACGGACTGCTCAAGGAAAACAGCTCGTCTCTTACCGGACGGCCGTGGTCTGAGGCGGTGAAGGCGTGGGTCCGCGGGACGCGTCATTGGGATGAGGCGCGTGTTGCCGCTGCGTTGCGGTTGCTCCTTGCGGCTGATCGAGCGCTTAAGGACGCAAAGGTGTCGTCAGAAGAACAAATGCTCACCTCGCTTTTGCTTGCGATGACCGCGCGCGACACACGACGGAGTGCGGCATGA